In Neisseria animalis, a single window of DNA contains:
- a CDS encoding NAD(P)-dependent alcohol dehydrogenase codes for MTIPVKAYAAQSPSSPLAPFDFERRDLRDNDVEIDILYCGVCHSDLHTARADWGEAFSLYPVVPGHEIVGRVKSIGSAVSKYKVGDLVGVGCMVDSCQECPPCHHDLEQFCEQGMTGTYSSRDRIDGSITQGGYSTGIVVREEFVLRVPESLDTKAVAPLLCAGITTYSPLRHWNVKPGSKVAVIGLGGLGHMAIKLAKAMGAEVSLFTRSKGKEQDAYALGASRVIYSTDEAAMQAAANQFDLIIDTVPYTHDLKPYIPTLALDGTLVLVGLVGELEQTISTVPLLFGRRSIAASLIGGIKETQEMLDFCAEHNVLPEVEMIDMQNINEAYERMLKSDVKYRFVIDMESLKK; via the coding sequence ATGACCATTCCCGTTAAAGCCTATGCCGCGCAAAGCCCTTCCTCACCTCTCGCACCGTTTGACTTCGAGCGGCGCGATTTGCGCGACAACGATGTTGAAATCGACATCCTTTACTGCGGCGTGTGTCATTCCGACCTGCACACCGCCCGCGCCGATTGGGGCGAAGCATTTTCACTTTATCCGGTTGTTCCCGGTCATGAAATCGTCGGCCGCGTCAAAAGCATCGGTAGTGCCGTCAGCAAATACAAAGTCGGCGATTTGGTCGGTGTCGGCTGCATGGTGGATTCTTGTCAAGAATGCCCGCCCTGCCATCATGATTTGGAACAATTCTGCGAACAGGGTATGACCGGCACTTACAGCAGCCGCGACCGCATCGACGGCAGCATTACCCAAGGCGGCTACAGCACCGGCATCGTCGTGCGCGAAGAATTTGTTTTGCGCGTTCCCGAAAGCCTCGACACCAAAGCCGTCGCACCGCTTTTGTGCGCCGGCATCACCACCTATTCCCCCTTGCGCCATTGGAACGTAAAACCCGGCAGCAAAGTCGCCGTCATCGGCCTCGGCGGATTGGGGCATATGGCAATCAAACTCGCCAAAGCCATGGGCGCGGAAGTGAGCCTGTTTACCCGCTCCAAAGGCAAAGAGCAAGACGCTTACGCATTGGGCGCAAGCCGCGTGATTTACTCCACCGACGAAGCCGCCATGCAGGCTGCCGCCAACCAATTCGATCTGATTATCGACACCGTACCCTACACCCACGACTTAAAACCCTATATCCCCACCTTGGCGTTGGACGGCACGCTGGTGTTGGTCGGACTGGTCGGCGAACTCGAGCAAACCATCTCCACCGTACCGCTCCTGTTCGGCCGCCGCTCAATCGCCGCCTCGCTCATCGGCGGCATCAAAGAGACTCAGGAAATGCTGGACTTCTGCGCCGAACACAACGTCTTGCCTGAAGTGGAAATGATTGATATGCAGAATATCAACGAAGCCTATGAGCGTATGCTCAAAAGCGACGTGAAATACCGCTTTGTGATTGATATGGAAAGTTTGAAAAAATAA